Below is a genomic region from Methylobacterium sp. FF17.
AGCGGCGCGCGCTTCGGGCGATGAAGCCCTCGCGACGGTCCTGGACGCCGGGCACGTGGGCCTTCAGCAGGCGCGCGCACAGCATCGGCACCAGCGTCAGCGAGACCACCGCCGAGATCACGATGGTGGCCGCCAGGGTGATCGCGAATTCGTGGAACAGGCGCCCGACCACGTCGCCCATGAACAGGAGCGGGATCAGGACCGCGATCAGCGAGACGGTGAGCGAGATGATGGTGAAGCCGATCTCGCGGCTGCCCTTCAGCGCGGCCTCCAGGGGCGAATCCCCCTCCTCCACGTGCCGGGCGATGTTCTCGATGACCACGATGGCGTCGTCGACCACGAAGCCGGTGGCGATGGTCAGGGCCATCAGCGACAGGTTGTCCAGCGAGAAGCCGTAGAGGTCCATGATCGCCAGGGAGCCGATCAGCGACAGCGGCACCGACAGGCTCGGGATCACGGTCGCGGAGACGCTGCGCAGAAAGAGGAAGATCACCAGCACCACGAGGCCGATGGCCAGCGCCAGCTCCACCTGCACGTCGTGGACCGAGGCCCGGATGGTGGTGGTGCGGTCGGTCAGCACGGTGACGCCGATAGCGGCCGGCAAGGTCGCCTGGAGCTGGGGCAGCAGCGCCTTGATCTTGTCGACGGTGGCGATGACGTTGGCGCCGGGCTGGCGCTGGATGTTCAGGATGACGGCCGGCGTCTCGTCCATCCAGGCGCCGAGCTTGGTGTTCTCGGGGCCGTTGACCACCTCGGCCACGTCCGACAGGCGCACCGGGGCGCCGCTCTTGTAGGCGATGATCGCCTCGTCATAGGCCTTCGGGTCGCGGATCTGGTCGTTGGCGTTGATCGAGTAGGATTGCGTCGGCCCGTCGATGGTGCCTTTGGGCGTATTGACGTTGAGGTTGGTGATCGTGGTGCGCAGGTCGTCGATGTTGAGGCCGTAGGCCGCGAGCGCCCGGGCGTTGAAGCGGATACGCACGGCGGGACGCTGCCCGCCACCGGTGCTGACGAGGCCCACGCCCGCCACCTGGGAGATCTTCTGCGCCAGCCGCGTCTCGGCGAGGTCGCGCACCTCGGTGAGCGGCAGGGTCTTCGAGGTGAGCGCCAGCGTCAGGATCGGCGCGTCGGCGGGGTTCACCTTGGCGTAGATCGGCGGTGCGGGCAGGTCGGAGGGCAGCAGGTTGCCCGCCGCATTGATCGCCGCCTGGACCTGCTGCTCGGCGATGTCGAGGGCGAGATTCAGGCTGAACTGCAGGGTGATGACGGAGGCGCCGGCCGACGATTGCGACGTCATCTGGTTGAGGTTGGCGAGCTGCCCGAACTGCCGCTCCAGGGGCGCCGTCACCGCCGAGGTCATCACCTCGGGGCTGGCGCCGGGATAGAAGGTCTGGATCTGGATCGTCGGGTAATCGACCGACGGCAGGGCCGAGACCGGCAGGTTCAGGTACGACACCATCCCGACGAGCAGGATCGCCAGCATGAACAGCGTGGTGGCGACGGGCCGCAGGATGAAGAGGCGGGACGGGTTCATGGCCGGAACCCGATCCCCTCGAACCGCAAGCCCCGGCGCTTGCCCGAATGCTCATGGCATGGCGAAAACGCGCTCCGACCGTCGATGGAGACGGCCACAGGGCGCCCTCGCGTGGACGAAGCGGGGTGGGATGAGCCGTACCGGAACGCCCTCTCCGCGACGGAAAGGGTTGGGGTGAGGTGTGGTCCATCTCCGGACAGGTCACGCACCTCACCCTGTCCCTCTCCTTCCAGGAGAGGGGACCCGCGGGATTCCTCGAAAGTCTGGCGACGAAAGCCTTCCGGGAGAACGACGGGATGCAGGCCATCCCGGTTCGCTCGTGAAGCACCACCGCGCTCCCTCTCCTGGAAGGAGAGGGCTGGGGTGAGGTGTGGTCCATCTCCGAAGAGGTCACGCCCCGCGCCCGACCCCTGCCACGCCGGGGCGGTCATGATGCCGGTATCGCCCATCACTCGGCGGGCCTCTGGCGGCGGCGCTCGCGCTTCTGGCCCTCGGGAGCGACGGCGTCCGCCTTGGTGGCGTCGGGCTTGGCGCCCTCCGTCACCGGCGCGGCGGCGGGCATCGCCTGGGCCTCGGCCGGGGCGCCGTCCCGACGCGGGGCCGGGACGGCCTTGCCGCCGGCCTCGGTGACGCGCACGCTGGCACCGTCCCGAAGCCGGTCGGTGCCGTCCACGACCACGCGGTCACCCGGCTGCAGGCCCTCGAGCACCACCGTCCGGGCGCCGTCGGCCTCCCCGAGCTTGATCGGGCGAACCACCACCTTGTCGTCGCCCTGCATCAAGTAGACGTAGGTGCCGGGCGTGCCGCGCAGGATCGCCGCCGTCGGGACGATCGGCGCATCGCGCACCGTGTCGACGGTGAGCTTGGCGTTGACGAACTGGTTCGGGAACAGGGCGTCGTCCTGGTTCTGGAAGATCGCCCGCAGCTTCACGGTGCCGGTGGTGGTGTCGATCTGGTTGTCCACCGTGTCGAGGGTGCCGGTGGCGATGGCGTTGACGTCGCCCCGGTCGTAGGCCGTCACCGCGAGCTTGGCGCCCGAGCGCACCCGCCGCATCACCCGGGCGACGTCGTCCTCCGGCAGGGTGAACACCACCGAGATCGGATGGAGCTGCGTCACCACCACGATGCTGGTGGTGGCGGCGGTGACGTAGTTGCCCTGGTCGATCTGGCGTAAACCCACGCGGCCCTCCACCGGCGAGACGATGCGGGTGTAGGTGATGTTGAGGCGCTGCTGGTCGACGAGGGCCTGGTCGGCCGCCACCGTCCCCTCGTTCTGCTTCACCAGGGCGCCTTGCGTGTCGACGTTCTGCTTCGAGATCGAATCCTGCTGGGCGAGGCGCTGGAAGCGGGCGAGGTCGAGCTTCGAGTTCTGCAGGAGCGCCTGATCGCGCATGAGCTGGCCCTGGTACTGGGCGAGCTGCGCTTCGTAGGGGCGGGAATCGATCTGGGCGAGGAAGTCGCCCTTCTTCACGGTCTGGCCCTCGCGAAAGCCGATCTCGGTGAGGTAGCCGCTGATCTGCGAGCGCACCGTGACGGTGGCGAGCGGCGTCACCGTACCGAGGCCGGCGAGCACGATCGGCACGTCGCCGGGCGTGATCGTGGCGATGCCCACCGCCTGGGGCGGCTCCGCATGCTGTCCGCCGCGCGCGCCCCTGCCCCGGCCCTGCGAGGCGGCGGTCTGGGTGTCGGCCTTCGGTGCGAGGTAGAACCGGTATCCGGCATAGCCCGCCCCCGCCAGGATCAGGAGCAGCACGAGCCACAGCCAGCCCCGGCGGCGCCGGCGGACGGGCGGCGCGCTTCGCGTCTCGGCCGGCATCGCGTCGGGATATTCCCGCGCGGTCTCGGTTCGGATGGGCGAGGTTTCGTTCATGGCCTGACGATCTTGTCGTTCCGGATCATGGCGTTCGCGAACTTGGCATTCGGGATCTTGGCAATCGGGATCTTGGCGTGTCGGGAACGGCGTGACGAGCCGGCGGTCAGCGGGCAAGCCCCGGCGTTCCACCTTCGAGACATTCCAGATAAGGCCGTTGGCGACGGAGCGACAGCGTCGAACGGGGTCGCACCCCCAGATCTCGACAGGTCCGTATGCCCGATCCCGCCCGTTCAGGGTTTGCAGGATCAGAACTTGTAGGTTCGAAGCTTGCCAAACCCGGCCTTGCCGGGCCTGGGCTCCGCGTCGCCGTTGCGGCGCGGCAAGACCTCGTCAGGCAAAGGCTCACGCGGTTGAGGATTGGCAGCATGGGCGCTTCCTGAAGGACCAATGCGTCTCCAGTGGGGCCTTCGGGTTTCCCCCGTGTTGCTGGCCCGCGCGCCTGCGGAAACCTTGGACCGCCGGGCGAAATCCTGTGGAGCGGGCACGAAAAAGGCCGCCGCCTGGGGGGGAGCGACGGCCTTTTCAGGAACGGACCGGAGCGGTGACACGTCGAGTACGGAACGAGGGGGCGAAGTCCCGCGCTGGCAATCACCGCTCCAGCCGTGAGATGACCGTGCCGTGATGGCTGATGATTGTCAATAATCGTCAGTCGACATCGCCGCCCGACTGGGAAGCCGCGTGCGGGGACGCACATTTCGTTGCCGGATGGGGCCGTGCTAGGCCACGCCGTCAGGAGCCTCGGCGTCCTCCCCACCTCCATCGCTTCCCCGTCACGCCCTTCCGCGTCATGAATTCTGTCCCAGCATGAATCCTGTCCTCGCCGACCTGCCGACGACCATCTTCACGGTGATGTCGGGCCTCGCCCGAGAACTCGGTGCGATCAATCTCGGCCAGGGCTTCCCCGACGATCCGGGACCGGAGGACGTGCGCCGTCGGGCCGCCGAGGCGGTGCTGCACGGCGACAACCAGTACCCGCCGATGATGGGGCTGCCGACCCTGCGCTCGGCAATCGCGGCGCATTACGCGCATCACCAGGGCCTCGACCTCGACCCGATGGCGGAGGTGATGGTCACCTCGGGCGCCACCGAAGCCATCGCGGCAGCCCTGTTCGCCCTGATCGCGCCGGGGGACGAGGTGGTGCTGTTCGCCCCCCTCTACGACGCCTACCTCCCGCTGGTGCGTCGCGCCGGGGGCGTGGCCCGCATCGTGCCCCTGCAGCCCCCGCATTTCCGCCTCGACGCGTCGGCGCTTGCCGAGGCCTTCTCCGACCGGACGAAGCTCGTCGTCCTCAACAACCCGCTCAATCCCAGCGCCACGGTGTTCGGGCGGGAGGACCTGGCCCTACTGGCGGGGTTCTGCACCCGACACGACGTGGTGGCGGTCTGCGACGAGGTCTGGGAGCACATCGTGTTCGACGGCGCGCGGCACTGCCCGCTGATGGCCCTGCCGGGCATGCGCGCCCGCACCGTCAAGATCGGCTCGGCCGGCAAGATCTTCGGGCTGACGGGCTGGAAGGTCGGCTTCGTGATGGCGGCCCCGCCCCTGCTGCGGGTGGTGGCCAACGCGCACCAGTTCCTCACCTTCACGACGCCGCCCGCCCTGCAGGAGGCGGTGGCCTACGGTCTCGCAAAGGAGGACGGCTACTTCGACGGGATGCGGGCGCGTCTGGCCGCCTCCCGAGACCGCCTGACGGCGGGCCTGAGCGAGCGGGGCTTCCGGGTGCTGCCCTCCCATGGCACCTACTTCCTCAACGTCGACCTCGCGCCGCTCGGCTGGACCGACGACGTCGCCTTCTGCGACGCGCTGGTGCGCCGGCACGGAGTCGCGGCGATTCCCGTCAGCGCATTCTATCCCGACGCCGCGGTGCGCCACATCGTCCGGCTGTGCTTCGCCAAGGCCGATCCCGTCCTCGATGCGGCCCTCGACCGGCTTGCCTCCGTCGCCGGGGAGCGGGCCTGATGCGCGGGATCCAGCAGGTCGCGCCTGCGCGCGGCACGGTCGAACAGGTCGCGCTTGCGCGCAGTTGGGGCCGGGGCCACATCCTCGCCCATGACAACGCCGCGCATCCCCCGGAGCCCGCAGATGGACTTCACCCAATCCGCCGGTGCCACGACCCGCTTCAAGCCGAAGGCGGACGACCGGGAGGCGACGCTGCTGCGCCTGGAGGCGTTCGCGCACCTCATGGATTCGGCCTTCGTGATCCCGGGGATCAACCGCCGGGTGGGCCTCGACGCCCTGGTCGGCCTCGTGCCGGTGGTGGGGGATGTCGCCGGCATGCTGCTGGCCTCCTACATCGTGGTGGAGGCGCGCCGGCTCGGGGCCCCGCGCTGGCTGATCGCCCGGATGGCGATGAACATCGCCGCCGACGGGGCGCTCGGCGCCGTCCCCCTGGCGGGCGACCTGTTCGATGCGGCCTTCAAGGCCAACCGCCGCAACGTGCGCCTGCTGCGGCGCCACCTCGAGCGCCATGGCGGCCTGCGGCCCAACGAGATCGAAGGAACGGCCACCCGCATCGACGGCTGACATGCGGGATGGGGGGCGCCCGGTGAACGAGGTCGTGCGCCCCGACGCCACGCCGGCCGTCGCCCTGCCCCCGCCCACGCGCGGGCTCTCGCCGCTGAACCGGCGGCGGCTCGCCAATTTCCGGCGCAACCGCCTCGGCTACTGGTCCTTCCTGATCTTCACCGGGCTCTTCGTCACGAGCCTGTTCGCCGAATTCATCGCCAACGACCGGCCCCTCGTGGTCTCGTACAAGGGCGAGATCCTGTTTCCGGTCGTCATCGACTATCCGGACGAGAAGTTCGGCGGCTTCTACGCGCGTCCGGACTACCGCTCGGCGGAGACGCGCAAGGAGATCGCCGAGCACGGCTGGGCGATCTGGCCGCCGATCCCCTATTCCTACGCCACCATCATCCAGGGCCTGCCGACCCCCTCCCCCTCCCCGCCGACCTGGATGCTGACCGAGGCGCAGTGCCAGTCCGTCGGAAAGCCGTGCTCCGAACTCGAGACGCACTGGCTCGGCACCGACAACACCACCCGCGACGTGCTCGCCCGCATCATCTACGGCTTTCGCATCTCGGTGCTATTCGGGCTGATCCTCGCCCTGGTCTCCTCGGTGATCGGGGTGATCGCGGGGGCGGTCCAGGGCTATTTCGGCGGCTGGGTCGACCTCGCGCTGCAGCGCTTCATCGAGGTCTGGAGCGGGATCCCGACCCTCTACCTCATCATCATCATCTCGGCCTTCATCGAGCCGGGCTTCTTCGTCCTGCTGGGAATCCTGCTGCTGTTCTCGTGGGTGTCGCTGGTGGGCGTGGTGCGGGCCGAGTTCCTGCGGGCGCGCAACTTCGAATACGTGCGGGCCGCCCGCGCCCTCGGGCTGTCGAACATCCGCATCATGAGCCGCCACCTCCTGCCCAACGCGATGGTGGCGACGCTGACCTTCCTGCCCTTCATCCTGAACGGCTCGATCGGGACGCTGACCTCCCTCGACTTCCTCGGCTTCGGCCTGCCCCCCGGATCCGCGTCCCTCGGCGAGCTGCTGGCCCAGGGCAAGGACAACATCCAGGCGCCCTGGCTCGGGCTCACGGGCTTCTTCGTGGTCGCCGTGATGCTGAGCCTGCTGGTGTTTTCCGGAGAAGCGGTGCGCGACGCCTTCGATCCGCGCAAATCCTTCCGCTGACGGGCGCCGTCACCTCACGGACCCCGATTCTCAGAGCGGGCGCGGGCCGCCCTCGAGGAGCCAGCCCTTCGCCCGCAGCAGCAGGGCCGGCCGGACGCGGGCGACATCCTCGTCGTCCACGAGCGGCGAGGTCGAGAGCGCGGCGAGATAGGCCTGCTCGCTGGGACGGCAGGTCCGCAGCGCCGCATCCGCCGCGATCACCCGGCTGGACAGGGCGGCCTGCAGGGCGAAGTTGCGATGCAGGCAGGCGCGCCAGGCGCCATGGCGATCGGCCACGCCGGGCCGGTCCTCGGCCTGGGCGAGGGGGGCGGACAGGATCACGCAGAGCAGGGTGAGCGCCGGCAGGGCGCGGTCGCGGATCGTCATGGCGAGGCTTTCCCGAACCCGGCCACCCTCGCGCCGCCACGCTTAACCCATGATGAAAGGCTTGGATTGTCCCCAGTCCCGTTTCGGGACGCTTTTCCACGCAGCGCTCTCAACCCACCCTCGTGAGCGGTCAGTCGGGCCGAACGGCTTCAGCGGTTCGCGGTGGTGGCCGGCGAGGCGGCCCGGCCGAGGGAGACCCAGCCGACGGCGTTCTGGCTCTCGCGCTTGATGAAGGTGTAGCCGGTCTGGCGCCAGGGCAGGACGGCACTGGTCTTGTTGTCGAGGATGATGTCGCCGCGATCGGTGATCAGGGTAAGCACCGCATGGCCTTCGCCCTTCTCGTCGATCACGACCGTCATCCGCATGGCCCGGCGCGACAGGCCGGCCTCGGCCAGGAGCTTGCGCTTCACGAGCTGGAAGTCCTCGCAATCGCCCGAGCCGTCCTCGGCGAGGTCCCAGCGGTCCGGCACGTGCAGGTGATCCATGTCGGTCACCGCCTGGATGGACCGGTTCACCCGCCGGTTGACCGAGACGATGGTGGCCCAGGTCGCCGCGGTCAGGGTGATCTGGGCGGGCGCCGCCACATCCACCGCGCATTCCGCCGCGTAGCCCTGGCAGAAATCCACCCAGGCGGCGATCGGCCGGGCCGGGGCACCGGTGCTGACGGCGCTCGACACGGTCGGCAGCGCGGCGAGGGTCTGTGCCTGCGCCGAAGGGGCGAGGACGAGCCCGGCGACCAGGGCGACGCCCATCAGGGTCTTCGCTGTCAGGGCCTGGAGACGCCGGGAAAACACGTACCGCATGACCGCCTCGGGCCTCGTTAAGCTTCTGTTAACGAATGTCCCACGGCCGGCGTTGCACGACAATCGGCGGGTTAAGAAAAGGTTAACACTGTGGATGGCGGCGGCCCACGACGTGGGCGGGGCCGAATCCCGAGAGGACCAGAGCCGGCACGGCGGGGCGGCGGGCGTGCCGGGCGGCACGGGGCCGAGCCGGCGGACCAGCGGTTGCGCTTGCCGCATTTCGGCGCGGCCCCATCTCTCCCCGCGAGGGTGCAACAGACCAGGAGGACCAGGATCTTGATGCTTGCAATCGCTCGACCTTCGCGGACCGCCCGGCTGCGCCTTGGGCCGTCGCGTCTTAGACAGCCGCTTCTGGCGGGCCTGCTCGCCGCCGCGAGCCTCTCGGCCGCGCTGGCCGTCCCGGCCCGAGCCCAGGAGATGCCCTTCATCGATGCCGAGCGCGGCACCCTGCTGATCCACGGCAACTATTGCGGCCCGGGCAACCGCAGCCCGCGCCCTCCGGTGGACGCCCTCGACGTCGCCTGCATGCACCACGACCAGTGCTCGCCGCCGCGCGGGCAGATCCCCACCTGCGCCTGCAATGACCGCCTGCACCGGGAGGCGGAGGCGGTCTCCCTAGATCCGACGCAGGCCGAGACCCTGCGCGACACGGCGGGCTTCGTCGCCGACACCGCCACGGCGCTGCCCTGCCGGTAGCGGCCGTGGGGGTGGGACGTCGCGCCGGGCGTGACGTCCCACGCCGGATCAGGCCTGCGGCAGGTCCGGCGTGATGCCGAGGTTGGACAGCCCCTCGTCGAGCAGGTCGCCCGCGTTGGGAATGCCGAGGATCTCGCGGGCCGCACCCTCGCCGGCGGCTTCGCGCTCCCGGGCGAAGCGCACCGCGTCCGCCCATTCCTCCGGCTCCATGTCCCCGCGCCCGATATAGAGGAGCGCGAGCAGGTCGGCCCGCTCGTCGTCGTTGAGCGCGCCGATCATGTCGCGCAGTTCCTCCTCGGTGGCGTCGTCCGTTCCCGACATCAGCACGTCGGTGGCGCCGTCATCGATGGGGTTGGAGCCGGAATCGGGGTCGGTCGGCCCTTCCTTCACATCGACGGCGCGCACGCGCAGGATGATCTCGGTGACCTTGTCGACGGCGATGTCCATGAACGCATTCCCGGTTCGGCGGGCGCCCGCAGCGGCAGCCCTGAGCAGCGACAACGAGCGAGGTCCGATCCGGTTCGCGTCGTGCGCCCGGAGGCTGCGGTGACGCGCTGGGTCGGCGGCCTCGACGGCTGTCGCGGTGCCTGGGCCGGCGTCCTCCTCGACCTCGACGACCCGACGCGCTACCGCGCCGCGCGCTTTGCCCGGGTGGCCGATTTCCTCGACGCCGCCGAAGCGCCGCTGCGCGTCGGCATCGACATCCCCATCGGCCTCGACACGCATGTCACGGCGGGCGGCCGCGTGGCCGACCGTGCGGCGCGGGCCCGGCTCGGGGCGGGGCGCGCCAGCGTGTTTCCGGTGCCCGCCCGCGCGGCGGTCTATGCGGAGACCTACGCGGAAGCGAAGGTGCTCTCGCGGGCGAACAGCACGCCGCCCTTCGCGCCCTCGATCCAGTGCTGGAACATCCTGGCCTACATCCGGGAGGTGGACGGGCTGCTCCGCGCGCGGCCGGAACTCGGCGCGCGTCTGCACGAGGTGCATCCCGAGATCGCCTTCCGTCGCCTCAACGGCGACCGGCCCCTCGCGGCGGGCAAGAAAGGCCCGGCACGCGGGGCCGGACTCGCCGAACGCCGGGCGCTCCTGACCGCCGCCGGCCTGCCCGAGGGGCTGATCGCGGCCCGCCCGCGCGGGGTCGGAGCCGACGACCACCTCGACGCCCTGGCCGGCCTCGTCGTCGCCCGCGACCTCCTGGGAGGGACCGCCCGGCCGCTGCCCGATCCCCCCGGCCGCGACACGCACGGGTTGCCGATCGTGATCTGGATGCCGGACGGGCCGCCCCTGGCCCCGCACGAATTCCCTGCTAAAGCGGGGGCCTGAAGCGAAACCGCAGGAGGCACGCGTGACCCAGGATCTACCGGTTCGCGACATCGCACGGGCGCTGGTGTTCGACCCGGACCAGCGCCTCCTCCTCATCGCCTACGAGGCGGTGCGCCCCATCGATCCGGCGACCCCTGAGGCCCGCACCTTCTGGTTCATGCCCGGCGGCGGGCTGGAGGCGGGCGAGACCCACGTGGAGGCCTGCCGGCGCGAATTGTCGGAGGAGATCGGCGTGCACGATGCCGAGATCGGACCGCAGGTCGCCGCCTGCGACGGTCCCTTCCACCTGTTCCGCGCGCCGCGCTTCGCCCGCGAGCGCTACTTCGTGGTCCGGCTCCCCGACGCCACCGTCGACACCAGCCGGCTCGCCGAGACCGAGGACAACCCGGTGCTCGGAACCCGCTGGTGGACGCTCGATGAACTCGACGCGACGGCGGAACGGATCGAGCCGGCCGGGCTTGCCCGGGTGGCGCGTGCTGTCGCCGAGGGTCGGCTCCCGGACTCGCCT
It encodes:
- a CDS encoding MdtA/MuxA family multidrug efflux RND transporter periplasmic adaptor subunit, producing MNETSPIRTETAREYPDAMPAETRSAPPVRRRRRGWLWLVLLLILAGAGYAGYRFYLAPKADTQTAASQGRGRGARGGQHAEPPQAVGIATITPGDVPIVLAGLGTVTPLATVTVRSQISGYLTEIGFREGQTVKKGDFLAQIDSRPYEAQLAQYQGQLMRDQALLQNSKLDLARFQRLAQQDSISKQNVDTQGALVKQNEGTVAADQALVDQQRLNITYTRIVSPVEGRVGLRQIDQGNYVTAATTSIVVVTQLHPISVVFTLPEDDVARVMRRVRSGAKLAVTAYDRGDVNAIATGTLDTVDNQIDTTTGTVKLRAIFQNQDDALFPNQFVNAKLTVDTVRDAPIVPTAAILRGTPGTYVYLMQGDDKVVVRPIKLGEADGARTVVLEGLQPGDRVVVDGTDRLRDGASVRVTEAGGKAVPAPRRDGAPAEAQAMPAAAPVTEGAKPDATKADAVAPEGQKRERRRQRPAE
- a CDS encoding aminotransferase: MNPVLADLPTTIFTVMSGLARELGAINLGQGFPDDPGPEDVRRRAAEAVLHGDNQYPPMMGLPTLRSAIAAHYAHHQGLDLDPMAEVMVTSGATEAIAAALFALIAPGDEVVLFAPLYDAYLPLVRRAGGVARIVPLQPPHFRLDASALAEAFSDRTKLVVLNNPLNPSATVFGREDLALLAGFCTRHDVVAVCDEVWEHIVFDGARHCPLMALPGMRARTVKIGSAGKIFGLTGWKVGFVMAAPPLLRVVANAHQFLTFTTPPALQEAVAYGLAKEDGYFDGMRARLAASRDRLTAGLSERGFRVLPSHGTYFLNVDLAPLGWTDDVAFCDALVRRHGVAAIPVSAFYPDAAVRHIVRLCFAKADPVLDAALDRLASVAGERA
- a CDS encoding DUF4112 domain-containing protein — its product is MDFTQSAGATTRFKPKADDREATLLRLEAFAHLMDSAFVIPGINRRVGLDALVGLVPVVGDVAGMLLASYIVVEARRLGAPRWLIARMAMNIAADGALGAVPLAGDLFDAAFKANRRNVRLLRRHLERHGGLRPNEIEGTATRIDG
- a CDS encoding ABC transporter permease — translated: MNEVVRPDATPAVALPPPTRGLSPLNRRRLANFRRNRLGYWSFLIFTGLFVTSLFAEFIANDRPLVVSYKGEILFPVVIDYPDEKFGGFYARPDYRSAETRKEIAEHGWAIWPPIPYSYATIIQGLPTPSPSPPTWMLTEAQCQSVGKPCSELETHWLGTDNTTRDVLARIIYGFRISVLFGLILALVSSVIGVIAGAVQGYFGGWVDLALQRFIEVWSGIPTLYLIIIISAFIEPGFFVLLGILLLFSWVSLVGVVRAEFLRARNFEYVRAARALGLSNIRIMSRHLLPNAMVATLTFLPFILNGSIGTLTSLDFLGFGLPPGSASLGELLAQGKDNIQAPWLGLTGFFVVAVMLSLLVFSGEAVRDAFDPRKSFR
- a CDS encoding transglutaminase-like cysteine peptidase is translated as MRYVFSRRLQALTAKTLMGVALVAGLVLAPSAQAQTLAALPTVSSAVSTGAPARPIAAWVDFCQGYAAECAVDVAAPAQITLTAATWATIVSVNRRVNRSIQAVTDMDHLHVPDRWDLAEDGSGDCEDFQLVKRKLLAEAGLSRRAMRMTVVIDEKGEGHAVLTLITDRGDIILDNKTSAVLPWRQTGYTFIKRESQNAVGWVSLGRAASPATTANR
- a CDS encoding DUF3775 domain-containing protein, with translation MDIAVDKVTEIILRVRAVDVKEGPTDPDSGSNPIDDGATDVLMSGTDDATEEELRDMIGALNDDERADLLALLYIGRGDMEPEEWADAVRFAREREAAGEGAAREILGIPNAGDLLDEGLSNLGITPDLPQA
- a CDS encoding DUF429 domain-containing protein, which translates into the protein MTRWVGGLDGCRGAWAGVLLDLDDPTRYRAARFARVADFLDAAEAPLRVGIDIPIGLDTHVTAGGRVADRAARARLGAGRASVFPVPARAAVYAETYAEAKVLSRANSTPPFAPSIQCWNILAYIREVDGLLRARPELGARLHEVHPEIAFRRLNGDRPLAAGKKGPARGAGLAERRALLTAAGLPEGLIAARPRGVGADDHLDALAGLVVARDLLGGTARPLPDPPGRDTHGLPIVIWMPDGPPLAPHEFPAKAGA
- a CDS encoding NUDIX hydrolase gives rise to the protein MTQDLPVRDIARALVFDPDQRLLLIAYEAVRPIDPATPEARTFWFMPGGGLEAGETHVEACRRELSEEIGVHDAEIGPQVAACDGPFHLFRAPRFARERYFVVRLPDATVDTSRLAETEDNPVLGTRWWTLDELDATAERIEPAGLARVARAVAEGRLPDSPFALSWQPR